Below is a genomic region from Vibrio pomeroyi.
CGTTTAATGAGTGACTAAGCTAATAAGTGGAGCATATTCGATCTGATTGGACTTCGAGTCAATGGTTTTTGCTTTGAGTTCGACTGCCAGTTAATTGGTGCCAATGACTGACTTTGGTCGATAGCTAGTTCTGGTCAATCGTGTTTCCAATCGTTAACTTGGGCCAGTGAGTTAGCCAGTTTTTAGATTGAACCCGTTGGTCAAACACATCTCTGTTGCGATTGGGATTCGGGGTGATCTTTAAATCAAACAAACTCTCTAAACCAAAAGCCGAGATACACTCGATCTCTCCATCGCAGTTTTGTTTTACGGCGATCGCCGTCTCTTTTTCAGGCCAATAACTCATCGCATCTAATGAGCTTTGGTAAGGCTTGTCTTTGTTTCTGATGTGCATGTTGGCTTGATTACGAACTTGCCAGTTGAGCTCAGGTAAACTCTCTTGAAGCTGGGCTTCGTATCGAATAGCCGATTCGTAAGGGGTGTCATTGCGATCAAAGTAGATCACATCAATGTCATTGAGTGGTGTAGGGGCGTCAAAACCATGTAGGTGATCCCAGACTCGATTCCTCACAAAACCAGCGGCGACATAGCATTGTGGTAAACCCAGTTGAGATACACACTCTAATACCTGCATTCGCAAGAGATCTTGTTTGATCAATGTGATGACACGTGGGGCTAACGGGTCTGTCATTGTGGTGTGGTCACGTCGGTGACTTGATAATGACGAGTTACGTTCTTTGAGATCTTACCCCATTCAGAAACTTTGACGCGTTGCTGGTGGGCTTCGAACGCATCACGGCTCGTGAATTCCTCGTAAACTTCAAAGCGATTCGGTTGAAGTGTGCTTTGACTCACTCGAAACACGATACAGCCGGGTTCTGACAGCGTGAGTTCTTTATGAACAACCAACGCTTGTGTGACCGCTTCTAGGTCGTTGTCAGGCACGAGAATATGCCCTTGTAGAATGACTTTACTCATTATTACGTCCATTTAATTTTGCCCATTACTCGCTTTTTCCAATAAAAGCGCCGTCCGTTACAAACATAATCCCATTTTGAGTTTGTGTCGTATAGGCTAATGTGAATAAAAAATGGTCAATACAGTTGTAATCAAGGTTACACCGTAACTTTAATTGCTGAAGGTGATAAGTTAATAGGTAGGAAAGGTAAGTTATTGGGAACTTAATCTGCGTTGGTCCGGTCTATTAAACAGGTATCATGGAACTGTATTGGTACTGAAATGAATTTGTCATCTGAGATAACTAATCTTAATTTCGAACAACGGCTCATCGGATTAAATTGAGCCATAGTTGATATCTAAGTCATACTTTGATGTAAATGGTACTTAAAACCCTATATGTTTTGTGATTTGTATCATTGATCTGGCCGTCAAACACCGTTAGATTCGAATGGTTGGCAATAAAAAATAGCTCAAGAAGAGCAGTTAAAGAAAAGGAAATATCCCTTATGAAAAAAATGAGAAGAGCACAGCTTCATCGCGTTCGTATCCAATACTGGAAAGACACGTCAAAAGAAGCTTCAAAGAAATAAGCTTTATATCTAAACCTATAAAGTTACAAAGCTGAAAGCGAAAAGGCTTTCGAACAAAACCCTCAACTGGGTATGTAAAACGCAACAAACCGATTTCAATAGCACTCTCAAGGACCTTCATCTGGTCGGCGACTAAAGAAATCATCCCCAAAGAGCTGGCAGGCATTAACAACAATGCAATTCAATGTCAGCTCATTAATACCCCCTCTCGTTATACCTACTTCACTTAATTCTTACGCACCAAAATCAACTCGCACCTGCGACTAAATCTTTTTTGCTATTCAAATCATTGAAACGTATTACCCCTCAAAGAAAGTGCCACCCAATAAAAAAGCTCCCGATTTCTCAGAAGCTTTGATTTAGGTCTTGTGTGTGGTGATGAGCCTTGTGGCTCAAGCTCGATGACTCTAGCGTTGGAACAGCGTCTTCAAGCTAACATCGTCGGTTCTGTTTAACTTAAGGCTTAGTAGATAACCGCCAATGCCGAGCAGTACGTAAATAGTTAAAGACAGAATCGAAACTTCTGAAAGTGCACTGAATGGGTTGCTTGTTGTCAGCACTTTCATCGGCAGTGAAGCGATGACAGAAAAGAAGTCATTGATGCCATAGAAACCGAATAGCGCGATAGCCAACCATTTAATTGCAAAGCTTGAAACAAAAATGACAAGCAGCGGAGAGTTAACCAGTTGCGAAATCGCCAGAGTCATCGTTGCCAGTGGCAATAGAACTAGCGCAACCAGCAGCATACGACCAAAGAACACCATCCAGTTGCTGAGTACGTAGAATAACGACTGCTGCTCAACTAACAGTGCTAATGGTTGTTCACTCGATAGATTCAGAATCCAGAACAGAACATCAGCAAATAGAACCAATAGCGCACAAATAGCAGGGATCACCACTAAACCGAAACCTAGCTTCACGGCGTGAGTCATGGCATTCGATACAGGCATACTTCTCCAAAACATCGAACTGCCTTCTTGGCGCTCTTTACGCAGTGTTTTAGGGATGTAAAGCGTCGAAAGCAACAGTGAAATTAGGCCCGCGCCAAAGTAGATCACTGAATTGAGATCTCGTGAGAAGTCTCTGTGCATGCTGCTTACGTCGCCGTTAACCTCCATTTGGAAGAAAAAATCGTGTTGTGCTTGGCCGCTAAAGAACAAGCTAACGAAAAGCAAGAAACCACATAACCCGATAAACAGAGGCAGTCGAGTGTTAATTTTATGCTCGATAAGTTCTTTTTCTAGCATGTAAAAACTTGGGTGCATTATGCCTTCTCCGTCTGTGTTGCAAGGAATAGGTCCGCCAGACCAACGTTGTAGATGTTACCCAATGATTCAACCTGTTCTTTGTACTGACTTTCCAATAACCACTTAGTTGTTCCTAGCCCCGGTTGTGAGGTCAGTGGATTGAGCTTCTGGATCTCATTAGAGTGGTTGTTTGCCACATCGATAATGAAGTAGTCGTTCTCGATCTCTTCCATGCTCTTTTGCATCACACAGTGACCTTGTTTCAGAATCAACACATCCGTTAATAGGTGTTCGATCTCTGAAACTTCATGGCTGGCGATGATCATCGCGCGTTCACCGTCGTGGAACCACTCTAGAAGATGGCGATAGAAAGTATCGCGGTAGAGTAGATCTAGACCCAACGTTGGTTCATCTAAGATCAAGACTTGAGTATCCGTCGCGATGATGACCGCAAGGTGAAGTTGTACCTTCATCCCTTTAGAAAGCTGTTTGATCGTTGAAGAGAGCTTAATGTTGGTGCTACTTAACGTCTGTTCTGCTTTTTGCTTGTTGAAGCTTGGGTGAACGCCTTGGGTGTATCGAAGCAGTTGTTTTACTGTCATCCACTCAGGCAATACGTTCACATCTGAAATGTACGATAAGTGCAGCATGAGTTCAGCGTGCTGGTGGATAGGGTGGTAGCCATTTACTTCAATCTCACCTTGATAGTTGTGCCCACCAAGCAGTGATTTGATCAGTGTCGATTTACCCGCACCATTGTGGCCAAGTAACCCAAGCACTTGCCCCGGCTTTAACTCAAAGCTGATGTTCTCGACACCTACTTGATTTGAATAGGTTTTGGTTACGTTTTTCACGGAAAGTAAAGTACTCATGATTTGTCCTTGATGTGTTGTGCTAGCTGTTTCACGAGTTCTTCGACACTCATATCAATGATGCCTAGCGTCTCAGCGATGGCTGGGATCTGTGTGTTAATGAAAGTTTGGTGTGCCGACTCTTTCAACTTTTGCAGTGCGCCTTCGGCCACATACATGCCTTGGCCGCGCTTTTTCTCTACCAAGCCTTCATCCACCAGTAACTGGTAGCTTTTCATGACAGTAAGGTGGTTGATTTTGAGATCGGCAGCAACGGCACGTACCGAAGGCAATGCTTGTTGCTCTAACCAAATACCTTGAAGAATTTGGTCACTGATCTTGGTAGCAAGCTGCCTAAAGATCGGTTGGTCGTCTTTCCATTCGGTCATAATCAAAACTGCATGGTGATATACATGTGTATAACACTAACCTTTTTATTCGAATTGGCAAGGGTTTTATAGAAATAGATAGAATGTTTTTATGGTTGAATGGATAGTGTTTGGCTGAAAGGGAGCCTGAAGCCGGCTTCCTTGCCGGCTCTCAAGCAGTTGTATCAAAGGTGGTTATTTGAATTGGAAATCATTGTTTATCTGCATTTCAAATAGGGTGAGGCTTTACTCTTCTGAGTTACTGGGTCTGCTATACAAGTAGCCTTGATGCAGGTTGTAGCCCAACTGACACAAGATATATTGCTGCCTGCGCGTTTCGACACCTTCGTAAATCATCGTGATATTAGATAAGCGTCCGATCTCTGAGATGTTAAGCAGCACACCTTGATGGTGCTCACCTGATTCGATGTCTTTAACAAAACAACGATCCAGCTTCAGATAGGTTGGTGAGATAATACCGATGATCTCGATGTTGTTATTGCCTGTTCCAAAGTCATCCAATGCGATGGTGATCCCCAGCTTTTTGATCGCCTTGATGTTGTCTATCACTTCACATCCATAACCAATGTTTGAGTACTCAGTTATCTCAACCACAAATTCATTCGCTTCCATCGCGTCTAAATGCACTTTGAGTTTTGAAAAGTTATTCCCGACTAAAGCACTTGGGCAGACGTTGACACCGTAGATCTCATGGCTGTTGTTCAACTTGGCGTTTCTGACCGTTTCGATAAGTAAAATCGTATGAAACGTCAGTAGGTTGGTGCGTCTCATGGTGTTGATGAAGCTCAAAACGCCGACATTACGCACCCTAGACAACAACTCGTAGTACAAGACGGTGTTGTCTTCGGTGTTGATGATTGGCTCTTCTTCAAACGAAATGTGTTTCCAACGATACAGGTAAATAAAGAAACCTAAAATATATGAGTGATAGAGTAGGGTAGCGAGCAGCAGTGAGAGTGCAACCCACAGTGCAACGATATCGTCACTGTAGAAAGTGATTGAGGCACCGCTCGGTAGCTCAGAAGTATAAATCGGCTGACTGTTATCTCCGAGGTTGAGAATGTAGTAGCCATTCTTTTGTATAGAGACCGAGTCAACCAGCAGAGGCAACAGTGAGTTTCTGTAACGCGCCTCAATAGAACCTTTGGAAATTCGAACCGTCAGATCGATATCATTTTCTGGGTCACTGAAACGCGAATAAGTGAAGTCGCCACTGTCGTAGAAGTCATCAATCTTATCGAGTTCCACATACTGTGAGCGGCTTTTGGATATATAGCACGAGCCATGAGGGGTGGTCATGACGACCGAGTCGAGATTGAGTGAGTGCCTTAATGAATGCACCGCTCCAGGGCTGTCACAGCCGTAATCCATTACCTCTTCTGCAATATGTTTGGTGTTCCCACTGTATTCATCTGCAATTTTCGTTGTATAAAGGATTTGGAAAAAGTAGACAACGAACAAGAAGAATGACGTTGCGGTGAATACGGTTATCAAAGCCCTGATCAACTCCTTGTGATAGGTGTTGAACATCAGCTTGAGCATCTCTATCTGGCTGGGTTTGAACTGGTTGATGTTGTCTTTGGGCGCTATGCGGTTTTCTGAGCTCTTATCGAGATCAATAAAATAGCCAACCTTATAAAGGTTAGAAATGAGTTCACTATTATTATCAACCTCGGCTTCTTCACACAGATTTCGATATTTCTTTCTTATAGACGCGATAATATTCTTTAATGCGTATAAACTGAACTCTTCATCAAAATGCGATTTAAAAGACTCTTCAACATCTCTAGCTGATTGAGGGTTAGAAATTGAAGCATTCTCAATTAAATATTTGAAGACAAAACTCTCTTTACTATTAAGAGTTTCCTCTGATATCTTATTACTGTCTCTTTTGATATATATTTTTTCTTCATTATAGATTAGTTGCAAGCTCTCATTATTGTTATTTATATTGAAAGAACAGTGCATAGCTCAACTCCTAAGCGATAGTTATTATATTTGTGTGATTGATATGTGATGGCTGGGATTGTCATTCAACCCAAGAGTCCGTTCTAAATAACATAACTAAAATGTCACCATTTCCTCTTAAGATGTTGATACTAATCGCAGAATCTGGGCTGTAATGAAAGGTTATAGAGATGTTCACCCAAAACTTGAATTTATAAATGAAAGCCGATGTTTTACAAGAGACAAGGGGGATTTATCCATTTGTTTTGGTATTTATCCATTCGTAAGCCTCTATATCAGCAGTTTTAACCATAACTTTAGTGATTGCTAATGTAGTTGAGCGTGGTATTTGCGGTGGTTATTGATGAGGCTGATTTATCAGATTTTTTCAGGATAAAATTTAATTACAATGAAATAGGTAATATTAATATCATTTAGTTGAGGCATTATATTTCTTTATTTAATGATGTTTTTAATTGATACTAATGTCAGTAGTGGTTTTGCCGGGGTTTTATGAATAGGCTTTATCAATTAATGTAATGTTATTAAAATCTTGATTTTTAATTTTAACTAAGAAAGGTGAAACTCAAAGCGTTAGGTCGATTGAACTGTGATGTTGATTCCACGATTAAGCTGTTTTTGGTTAGTGTTTGTGCTCTATTTTGTTGAAAGATATTTCAATTTGATATGAGTTAGGTTTTTATAATGCCTGTGTCACTGGAAAAACCTTACTATATTAACGATTTGCTTCAATAAACATTCTTTTTGAGTGAGTTATAACCAGAAAGCAAAGGTGGCTTTTGATTAATTAATACGCACTATCAAACATAGTTCTAAGTAAGTCGGTTTTGTTTTATTTACAGCGCTGAAAAAGCCCCTAATTAGACGGGCTAATAGGAGCTCTCGGCAACTTTTTTTGAAGACTTTCTTGTGACGCCTTTTGTTTTAAACGTTCCTTTGGCAGCTTTTTTTCTACCGCTTTTTTGACAAGGAACTGAAGATTAAAGGCTAAAGACTAAATGCCAGAGAGGCTAGAAGTTCAAGCTTGCGGTAACGCGCACTACGTCTTCTTCAAATGGTGCTGTGCCCCCTGAACCATCTGGCACCATTGCTGAATCATTGATCTTACCGTAATCCACCGTTAGGCCTATCATGCGCCAGTTTACCGTTGTACCTATTGAGCCATAGACGTTATCGATATTGAGGCCGTTAGGTGAACCATCGTCAAACTCCACATCTGCATTTAGATAGTTGATACCAATTTTAGGGATGATATCGAACTCGGCGATTTCAAACTTATAACCGATGTTGGAGTACAGGCCCCATGCATCTTGTGAGTTTGACGGTTCTAAATCTACCGCTTGTGTACCCAATGAGAAACCACCACCGACAACGATATTGTTCGACAATTCTTTACTGTAGCCGAAGGTCGCGAGTTCTTGATTGCCGATGAAAGTGACACCAGCTTCAATAGAGTTATCGCGGTCTTTTGCCAATGCAGACAATGGGATACATACCGTTGCAATAACGATGGCTGGTAAAACGAAGGTTTTCTTTTTCATGATTCTCTTTCTCATTTTGTCAGGATGGAAAAAGTCTACGCAATAATGAGGCTCAAATATGAGTCGCGGCACAGTCAAGAATGAGCTGAAAAAGACCTGACATTAAGCGAATAAAACTCACCTAAATATGGAGATCAAGGTAAGGTTTTATGGTTAGGCAGTGAGCGGTAGATGTCGTTTAACATGCACCGTCAAGAACGACGATTTGCGGTTCTTTTTCCGGTTGATAGAGTACCTGGCAAAAATCGCCGACAGGTGAATAGGTGTAACTCTCCGTATCAAAAGAGATAGCAGCGACTCTTTCTGCATTGCTGCCTTCCTCGACTTCTTTGTTGTTTACGTAGAGTTCTGCTTGGTCAATGTTAAGCAGGCGTCTTAAGGAATCGACATAAGCGATTGGGTAACCATGGCAGACGTAGTAGGTTTCAATCTCAGTCTTTTCAACGTAGTCACATTCTCCTTCCACACCAGCAATCGCAGACTTCGCATAGATCATGTCGATACCCGTGCGAAGGTTGCCAGCCACATCGTGTATTTTGCTCGCGCGCGCACTGCCCTGAATATCTAAGAATTTGACCAAGGCCGTGGCAGAAACCACCGCTAAGATCAG
It encodes:
- a CDS encoding antibiotic biosynthesis monooxygenase — translated: MSKVILQGHILVPDNDLEAVTQALVVHKELTLSEPGCIVFRVSQSTLQPNRFEVYEEFTSRDAFEAHQQRVKVSEWGKISKNVTRHYQVTDVTTPQ
- a CDS encoding GntR family transcriptional regulator — its product is MTEWKDDQPIFRQLATKISDQILQGIWLEQQALPSVRAVAADLKINHLTVMKSYQLLVDEGLVEKKRGQGMYVAEGALQKLKESAHQTFINTQIPAIAETLGIIDMSVEELVKQLAQHIKDKS
- a CDS encoding ABC transporter ATP-binding protein; this encodes MSTLLSVKNVTKTYSNQVGVENISFELKPGQVLGLLGHNGAGKSTLIKSLLGGHNYQGEIEVNGYHPIHQHAELMLHLSYISDVNVLPEWMTVKQLLRYTQGVHPSFNKQKAEQTLSSTNIKLSSTIKQLSKGMKVQLHLAVIIATDTQVLILDEPTLGLDLLYRDTFYRHLLEWFHDGERAMIIASHEVSEIEHLLTDVLILKQGHCVMQKSMEEIENDYFIIDVANNHSNEIQKLNPLTSQPGLGTTKWLLESQYKEQVESLGNIYNVGLADLFLATQTEKA
- a CDS encoding EAL domain-containing protein, which produces MHCSFNINNNNESLQLIYNEEKIYIKRDSNKISEETLNSKESFVFKYLIENASISNPQSARDVEESFKSHFDEEFSLYALKNIIASIRKKYRNLCEEAEVDNNSELISNLYKVGYFIDLDKSSENRIAPKDNINQFKPSQIEMLKLMFNTYHKELIRALITVFTATSFFLFVVYFFQILYTTKIADEYSGNTKHIAEEVMDYGCDSPGAVHSLRHSLNLDSVVMTTPHGSCYISKSRSQYVELDKIDDFYDSGDFTYSRFSDPENDIDLTVRISKGSIEARYRNSLLPLLVDSVSIQKNGYYILNLGDNSQPIYTSELPSGASITFYSDDIVALWVALSLLLATLLYHSYILGFFIYLYRWKHISFEEEPIINTEDNTVLYYELLSRVRNVGVLSFINTMRRTNLLTFHTILLIETVRNAKLNNSHEIYGVNVCPSALVGNNFSKLKVHLDAMEANEFVVEITEYSNIGYGCEVIDNIKAIKKLGITIALDDFGTGNNNIEIIGIISPTYLKLDRCFVKDIESGEHHQGVLLNISEIGRLSNITMIYEGVETRRQQYILCQLGYNLHQGYLYSRPSNSEE
- a CDS encoding type II secretion system GspH family protein; its protein translation is MSRQNGFTLLELIVAVLILAVVSATALVKFLDIQGSARASKIHDVAGNLRTGIDMIYAKSAIAGVEGECDYVEKTEIETYYVCHGYPIAYVDSLRRLLNIDQAELYVNNKEVEEGSNAERVAAISFDTESYTYSPVGDFCQVLYQPEKEPQIVVLDGAC
- a CDS encoding nucleotidyltransferase family protein, which translates into the protein MTDPLAPRVITLIKQDLLRMQVLECVSQLGLPQCYVAAGFVRNRVWDHLHGFDAPTPLNDIDVIYFDRNDTPYESAIRYEAQLQESLPELNWQVRNQANMHIRNKDKPYQSSLDAMSYWPEKETAIAVKQNCDGEIECISAFGLESLFDLKITPNPNRNRDVFDQRVQSKNWLTHWPKLTIGNTIDQN